One Halobaculum sp. CBA1158 DNA segment encodes these proteins:
- a CDS encoding glycosyltransferase family 39 protein, with protein MTGRVREAIPVEEADGPWLALGVAAACVAVGVYLATNAYPAYGAGLYAQIAAEIAANGYRPPATIPGYTAEGVPFAYPPLQFYVFAVLLDAGADPVAVARLLPSVAVVAVAVPAYLLGRDVVGSRPAGAAAAALLAVNPQVLEWHVSAGGVVRAFAFLYAMCSVYAGYRAYTTSSRRAVVASAVAFGLTALSHPTYALFVVVSHVVAWATLDRSPSGFLRGLAVGLAGTAIAAPWLAWAAATHGPGVFAAAAGTHGGVGGGGAAALAGEISPFTLVPLAAAAYLLARGDRFLPAWVVAAELVFAQPRFAYTVGTLAVVAVAVDLGDRVDDRSLASVAGSLPRSLATATPTRAESMGSSRSRSSPSVRAALAAALVVCATVGGAAALGYEMTLEGDPSSPAFVDGDDREAMAWIASETPPEATFVAVGDAAEWLPALTDRTLLVGPWGVEWRSPDDYERHFDAYEALSTCHSAACVEAAAATVDASPTHVYLPKRRYTVRGESTVTFGTLARSFERADGWTRAYENDGVVVYRVADDEE; from the coding sequence CGTGCGCGAGGCGATCCCGGTCGAGGAGGCCGACGGGCCGTGGCTCGCGCTCGGGGTCGCAGCCGCCTGCGTCGCCGTCGGCGTCTACCTCGCGACGAACGCCTACCCGGCGTACGGGGCCGGGCTGTACGCCCAGATCGCCGCCGAGATCGCGGCCAACGGCTACCGCCCGCCGGCGACGATCCCCGGATACACCGCCGAGGGCGTTCCCTTCGCGTACCCGCCGTTGCAGTTCTACGTGTTCGCCGTCCTCCTCGACGCCGGCGCGGACCCCGTCGCCGTCGCGCGGCTGCTCCCGAGCGTCGCCGTCGTCGCGGTCGCGGTGCCGGCGTACCTCTTGGGCCGGGATGTCGTCGGGTCGCGTCCGGCGGGCGCGGCGGCCGCGGCGCTGCTCGCGGTGAACCCGCAGGTGCTGGAGTGGCACGTCTCCGCCGGCGGCGTCGTCCGGGCGTTCGCGTTCCTGTACGCGATGTGTTCGGTGTACGCGGGCTACCGGGCGTACACGACGAGCTCGCGACGCGCGGTCGTCGCCTCGGCGGTCGCGTTCGGGCTGACGGCGCTGTCGCACCCGACGTACGCGCTGTTCGTCGTCGTGAGCCACGTCGTCGCGTGGGCGACGCTCGACCGCTCACCGTCGGGATTCCTCCGGGGGCTGGCGGTCGGCCTCGCCGGGACGGCGATCGCCGCGCCGTGGCTCGCGTGGGCCGCCGCGACGCACGGTCCGGGGGTGTTCGCGGCCGCCGCCGGCACCCACGGGGGCGTCGGCGGAGGCGGCGCGGCCGCGCTGGCCGGCGAGATCTCGCCGTTCACGCTCGTCCCGCTGGCCGCGGCGGCGTACCTCCTCGCCCGCGGCGACCGGTTCCTGCCCGCGTGGGTCGTCGCCGCCGAACTCGTGTTCGCCCAGCCGCGGTTCGCGTACACCGTCGGCACGCTCGCGGTCGTCGCCGTCGCCGTCGACCTCGGCGACCGGGTCGACGACCGCTCGCTGGCGTCGGTTGCGGGGTCGCTCCCGCGGTCGCTCGCGACGGCGACACCGACCCGAGCGGAGTCGATGGGATCGTCGCGCTCGCGGTCGTCACCGTCGGTTCGCGCGGCGCTGGCGGCGGCGCTCGTCGTCTGCGCGACGGTCGGCGGGGCCGCCGCGCTCGGCTACGAGATGACGCTCGAGGGCGACCCCTCCTCGCCGGCGTTCGTCGACGGCGACGACCGCGAGGCGATGGCGTGGATCGCCAGCGAGACGCCGCCCGAGGCGACGTTCGTCGCCGTCGGCGACGCCGCCGAGTGGCTCCCCGCGCTGACCGACCGGACGCTGTTGGTCGGGCCGTGGGGCGTCGAGTGGCGCAGCCCCGACGACTACGAGCGCCACTTCGACGCCTACGAGGCGCTCTCGACGTGTCACAGCGCCGCCTGCGTCGAGGCGGCCGCGGCCACGGTCGACGCCTCCCCGACCCACGTGTACCTCCCGAAGCGCCGGTACACCGTCCGCGGCGAGTCGACCGTCACCTTCGGGACGCTCGCCCGGTCGTTCGAGCGCGCCGACGGCTGGACGCGCGCCTACGAGAACGACGGCGTCGTCGTCTATCGAGTCGCCGACGACGAGGAGTGA
- a CDS encoding universal stress protein, protein MYHVVLGVDEDEEHARAAAGEITNLPGEGEGVEVTIVHVFQDNPSGASATQVASVRKAQELLEADGIEVDVTESSGDPADAIIETADEADSDLIVVGGRKRSPAGKALFGSVTQTVILNGGRPVMVTGVVDGE, encoded by the coding sequence ATGTACCACGTTGTACTCGGCGTCGACGAAGACGAGGAACACGCACGCGCCGCCGCCGGCGAGATAACGAACCTCCCCGGTGAGGGCGAGGGGGTCGAGGTCACGATCGTTCACGTCTTCCAGGACAACCCCAGCGGCGCGTCGGCGACGCAGGTGGCGTCCGTCCGCAAGGCGCAGGAACTGCTCGAGGCCGACGGGATCGAGGTCGACGTGACCGAGTCCAGCGGCGACCCCGCCGACGCGATCATCGAGACCGCCGACGAGGCCGACTCGGACCTCATCGTCGTCGGGGGGCGCAAGCGCTCGCCCGCCGGCAAGGCGCTGTTCGGGTCGGTGACGCAGACGGTGATCCTCAACGGCGGCCGTCCCGTCATGGTCACCGGCGTCGTCGACGGCGAGTAA
- a CDS encoding cox cluster protein, protein MVLVLYAALVGVGGAAGLLVATFVDGLSAPELYAVIPLPATPLGFAVYGAVTIATVLGIPLALVAYISRGIDDPNAVDE, encoded by the coding sequence ATCGTGCTCGTGTTGTACGCCGCGCTGGTCGGAGTGGGCGGAGCCGCCGGCCTGCTCGTCGCCACGTTCGTCGACGGTCTGAGCGCGCCCGAACTGTACGCGGTGATCCCGCTGCCCGCGACGCCGCTTGGCTTCGCCGTCTACGGCGCGGTCACCATCGCGACCGTGCTCGGGATCCCGCTGGCGCTCGTGGCGTACATCTCGCGAGGGATCGACGACCCGAACGCGGTCGACGAGTAG
- a CDS encoding cbb3-type cytochrome c oxidase subunit I: MGAFLLGVAAFLSRVEDWRSYTPLGAGGGAVGESGYGHAEKPAGLIRWFTTVDHKDIGLLYGLYATIAFVVGGLMVMLMRAELLTPDTAVLGSATFYNSLLTSHGITMLFLFGTPIIAAFSNYLIPLVIGADDMAFPRINAIAFWLLPPGALLIWAGFFPLPDVIPAQTAWTMYTPLSAGVGNGNQMNVGVDLMLLGLHLTGVSATMGAINFIATIFTERAEEVTWANLDIFSWTILTQSGLILFAFPLLGSALVMLLLDRNFATTFFAVEGGGAILWQHLFWFFGHPEVYILVLPPMGIVSYVLPRFSGRKLFGFKFVVYSTLAIGVLSFGVWAHHMFSTGIDPRLRASFMAVSLAIAIPSAVKTFNWITTMWNGKLRLTAPMLFCIGFVSNFIIGGVTGVFLASIPVDLVLHDTYYVVGHFHYIVMGAITFAGMAGIYYWFPLVTGRWYQRRLAKAHFWLWMIGTNITFFAMVLLGYGGMPRRYATYLPQFATLHQVASLGAFMLLVGGIIWIYNIAVSWMEGAHVQSGDPWRLDEYDLNTAEWDWFEAKRETSLAATDGGEEIETDGGEEIETDGGRDGDD; this comes from the coding sequence ATGGGGGCGTTCCTCCTGGGCGTGGCGGCGTTCCTCTCGCGGGTGGAGGACTGGCGCTCGTACACGCCCCTCGGAGCCGGCGGCGGCGCAGTCGGTGAGTCCGGCTACGGGCACGCGGAGAAGCCCGCAGGACTCATCCGCTGGTTCACGACGGTCGACCACAAGGACATCGGACTGTTGTACGGCCTGTACGCGACGATCGCGTTCGTCGTCGGCGGGCTGATGGTGATGCTGATGCGCGCGGAGCTGCTCACCCCGGACACCGCGGTGCTGGGGTCGGCGACGTTCTACAACTCGCTGCTCACGAGCCACGGGATCACCATGCTGTTCCTGTTCGGGACGCCGATCATCGCGGCGTTCTCGAACTACCTCATCCCGCTCGTCATCGGTGCCGACGACATGGCGTTCCCGCGGATCAACGCCATCGCGTTCTGGCTGCTCCCGCCGGGCGCGCTGCTCATCTGGGCGGGCTTCTTCCCGCTGCCGGACGTCATCCCGGCCCAGACCGCCTGGACGATGTACACGCCGCTGTCGGCGGGCGTCGGCAACGGTAACCAGATGAACGTCGGCGTCGACCTCATGCTGCTGGGCCTGCACCTCACCGGCGTCTCGGCGACGATGGGGGCGATCAACTTCATCGCGACCATCTTCACCGAGCGCGCCGAGGAGGTCACCTGGGCCAACCTCGACATCTTCTCGTGGACGATTCTCACCCAGTCGGGGCTCATCCTGTTCGCGTTCCCGCTGCTGGGCTCGGCGCTGGTCATGCTGCTGCTCGACCGCAACTTCGCGACGACGTTCTTCGCCGTCGAGGGCGGCGGTGCCATCCTCTGGCAACACCTCTTCTGGTTCTTCGGCCACCCAGAGGTGTACATCCTCGTGCTCCCGCCGATGGGCATCGTCAGCTACGTGCTCCCGCGGTTCTCCGGCCGGAAGCTGTTCGGCTTCAAGTTCGTCGTCTACTCCACGCTCGCGATCGGCGTGCTCTCGTTCGGCGTGTGGGCACACCACATGTTCTCGACCGGGATAGACCCGCGCCTGCGCGCCTCGTTCATGGCGGTGTCGTTGGCCATCGCCATTCCGTCGGCGGTGAAGACGTTCAACTGGATCACGACGATGTGGAACGGGAAGCTCCGGCTCACCGCGCCGATGCTGTTCTGCATCGGCTTCGTGAGCAACTTCATCATCGGCGGCGTCACCGGCGTCTTCCTGGCGTCGATCCCCGTCGACCTCGTGCTCCACGACACCTACTACGTCGTCGGCCACTTCCACTACATCGTGATGGGCGCGATCACCTTCGCCGGGATGGCGGGCATCTACTACTGGTTCCCGCTGGTCACCGGTCGCTGGTACCAGCGCCGCCTCGCGAAGGCGCACTTCTGGCTGTGGATGATCGGCACCAACATCACGTTCTTCGCGATGGTGCTGCTGGGCTACGGCGGCATGCCGCGGCGGTACGCCACGTACCTCCCGCAGTTCGCGACGCTCCACCAGGTCGCCTCCCTCGGTGCGTTCATGCTCCTCGTGGGCGGCATCATCTGGATCTACAACATCGCCGTCTCGTGGATGGAGGGCGCGCACGTGCAGTCGGGCGACCCGTGGCGGCTCGACGAGTACGACCTCAACACCGCCGAGTGGGACTGGTTCGAGGCCAAGCGCGAGACCTCGCTGGCGGCCACCGACGGCGGTGAGGAGATCGAAACCGACGGCGGCGAAGAGATCGAGACCGACGGCGGACGCGACGGCGACGACTGA
- a CDS encoding DUF6684 family protein — MAEIFDRDTLLDLTVNAIPLGIILFFVAVFVLVDPFGGLDFYGRVLQMGLLAFPFVALAILTYVSGKAIAGDEKRASVFFQGQATMEDAQTKHEAEAAIEAEENGDVAGDDETDAGDEADDDAETDAGDADEE, encoded by the coding sequence ATGGCAGAGATCTTCGACAGGGACACCCTGCTGGATCTGACGGTCAACGCGATCCCGCTGGGCATCATCCTGTTTTTCGTCGCGGTGTTCGTCCTCGTGGACCCGTTCGGCGGACTGGACTTCTACGGCCGCGTGCTCCAGATGGGACTGCTCGCGTTCCCGTTCGTCGCGCTCGCCATCCTGACGTACGTCTCCGGGAAGGCGATCGCCGGCGACGAGAAGCGCGCGTCGGTGTTCTTCCAGGGGCAGGCGACGATGGAGGACGCGCAGACGAAACACGAGGCCGAGGCCGCCATCGAGGCCGAGGAGAACGGCGATGTCGCCGGCGACGACGAGACGGACGCGGGCGACGAGGCGGACGACGACGCGGAGACGGACGCGGGCGACGCTGACGAGGAGTGA
- a CDS encoding cox cluster protein, with translation MNENPGLSEEYRRASPWPLFVALGLPIAEIGILFGLVPLAVGGLFLFCGSISGMLREAEYASSAWRALAALSVLVALGGGGLLYVDPAVGADLGVRAYSMIGAGVLMFVAGLGGDLFARDADAAL, from the coding sequence ATGAACGAGAACCCCGGGTTGAGCGAGGAGTACCGGAGGGCGAGCCCGTGGCCGCTGTTCGTCGCGCTCGGTCTGCCCATCGCCGAGATCGGGATCCTCTTCGGGCTGGTGCCGCTGGCGGTCGGCGGGCTGTTCCTGTTTTGTGGCTCCATCTCGGGCATGCTCCGCGAGGCCGAGTACGCGTCCTCGGCGTGGCGGGCGCTGGCGGCGCTGTCGGTGCTTGTCGCCCTCGGAGGCGGCGGTCTGCTGTACGTCGATCCCGCCGTCGGTGCCGATCTTGGGGTGCGCGCCTACTCGATGATCGGCGCGGGCGTGCTCATGTTCGTCGCGGGGCTCGGAGGCGACCTGTTCGCTCGCGACGCCGACGCGGCGTTGTGA
- a CDS encoding GTP-binding protein, with the protein MGLEDEIEELREEIAETPYNKSTEAHIGRLKSKLAQKKEKLENQSSSGGGHGYAVEKTGDATVALVGFPSVGKSTLINALTNADSEVGEYEFTTLNVNPGMLKYRGANIQILDVPGLIEGAAGGRGGGKEVLSVVRTADLVVFMLSVFEIDQYERLSHELYENKVRLDTEPPNISVRKTHKDGIQVTMRDDVSLDEQTVKDVLRAHGFVNADVTIPHDLTIDELIDGVMDNREYLPSIVAVNKADLIDEDYLPTVEADLREHGIDPDDAIFISAEEEKGLDVLRERIFDALGLIRIYMDKPGRGVDREEPLVLREGDTVGDACEKLGGSFDERFKFARVSGPSAKHDDQQVGQSHELADEDVLRIVARK; encoded by the coding sequence ATGGGACTGGAGGACGAGATCGAGGAACTCCGCGAGGAGATCGCCGAAACCCCGTACAACAAGTCCACGGAGGCGCACATCGGTCGTCTGAAGTCCAAGCTCGCACAGAAGAAGGAGAAGCTGGAGAACCAGTCCTCCTCGGGCGGCGGTCACGGGTACGCCGTCGAGAAGACCGGCGACGCGACGGTCGCGCTCGTCGGCTTCCCCTCGGTCGGCAAGTCCACGCTGATCAACGCGCTCACCAACGCCGACAGCGAGGTCGGCGAGTACGAGTTCACCACGCTGAACGTCAACCCGGGAATGCTGAAGTACCGCGGCGCGAACATCCAGATCCTCGACGTTCCGGGACTGATCGAGGGGGCCGCCGGCGGCCGCGGCGGCGGCAAGGAGGTGCTGTCGGTCGTGCGCACCGCCGACCTCGTGGTGTTCATGCTCTCGGTGTTCGAGATCGACCAGTACGAGCGTCTCAGCCACGAGCTGTACGAGAACAAGGTCCGACTCGACACCGAGCCGCCGAACATCTCCGTCCGGAAGACGCACAAGGACGGCATTCAGGTGACGATGCGCGACGACGTGTCGCTCGACGAGCAGACGGTGAAAGACGTCCTTCGGGCCCACGGATTCGTCAACGCCGACGTGACGATCCCCCACGACCTCACGATCGACGAGCTCATCGACGGCGTGATGGACAACCGCGAGTACCTCCCGTCCATCGTCGCGGTGAACAAGGCGGACCTCATCGACGAGGACTACCTGCCCACGGTCGAGGCGGACCTCCGAGAACACGGGATCGACCCCGACGACGCGATCTTCATCTCCGCCGAGGAGGAGAAGGGACTCGACGTGTTGAGAGAGCGCATCTTCGACGCGCTCGGGCTCATCCGGATCTACATGGACAAGCCGGGCCGCGGCGTCGACCGCGAGGAGCCGCTCGTGCTCCGCGAGGGCGACACCGTCGGCGACGCCTGCGAGAAGCTCGGAGGAAGCTTCGACGAACGGTTCAAGTTCGCGCGCGTCTCCGGCCCCTCCGCGAAACACGACGACCAGCAGGTCGGCCAGAGCCACGAACTCGCCGACGAGGACGTGCTCCGGATCGTCGCCCGCAAGTAG
- a CDS encoding TIGR04206 family protein, whose protein sequence is MLDAFSRRPAATPRRVLLAVLACGLLPWSIQVFADSGVPFLRFVWGGLSFTPVIYARTLPEYLALSGSPLVFPWVVAAACWLLAVASASLAFLDREDPRVTAGLLVLAGAVNASVAVRFGIQPLRTGYPVGTVALWTVAAWRYRAWTR, encoded by the coding sequence GTGCTCGACGCCTTCTCCCGCCGTCCGGCGGCGACGCCGCGCCGGGTTCTGCTCGCGGTCCTCGCGTGCGGGCTCCTCCCGTGGTCGATCCAGGTGTTCGCCGACAGCGGCGTTCCCTTCCTCCGGTTCGTGTGGGGCGGGCTCTCGTTCACGCCCGTCATCTACGCGCGGACGCTCCCCGAGTATCTCGCGCTGTCGGGGTCGCCGCTGGTGTTCCCGTGGGTCGTCGCCGCCGCGTGTTGGCTGCTCGCGGTCGCCTCCGCGTCGCTGGCGTTTCTCGACCGCGAGGACCCCCGCGTCACCGCCGGACTGCTTGTGCTCGCGGGTGCGGTGAACGCCTCCGTCGCCGTCCGGTTCGGGATTCAGCCGCTGCGGACGGGCTACCCGGTCGGCACCGTGGCGCTGTGGACGGTCGCGGCGTGGCGCTACCGGGCGTGGACGCGGTGA
- a CDS encoding FG-GAP repeat protein, whose amino-acid sequence MVPRRVLLRAVAASAVGALAGCAGLTDDGDPAEPTDGRSADSPATDATPTATATPTATLTATPTSEPRTATATPTGTRSPTAGVASERELGAGVDGFGRAVALSEAAAIVVAEGDGAYAFDAADGREEPTLLSPEGTDDEGFGGHGVSAAMVDTRAVIGGPSAGPDPNGGAVYLFERSDGEWAQQRRFGSAGDDDADEFGRSVAFDGSRIVVGDVHRPYTMVPWTGGVEVFAIADGEWRREASLGTDASDLFGTAVAVDGDALLVGAPYADPDDDRTTGAVYAYEFTDGAWERRAVLSPGEFDGGERVGQSVALDGGRAVVGAPGDGDGSAVVYERDGREWARRTVVSAPGGDAEGGFGDVVAAADGTAVAAAPDAVEGGRAYAVRGDDWSDPVRLAADADPDAEFGADVALAGGDALVGAPVSDDASDAYLYDLSSLPTGEA is encoded by the coding sequence ATGGTCCCCAGACGAGTCCTCCTGCGAGCCGTCGCCGCGTCGGCCGTCGGCGCACTCGCCGGGTGCGCCGGGCTGACCGACGACGGCGATCCCGCGGAACCGACGGACGGACGGTCGGCGGACTCCCCCGCGACCGACGCGACGCCGACCGCGACGGCGACGCCGACCGCGACGCTGACTGCGACGCCGACCTCGGAACCGCGGACCGCGACGGCGACGCCGACCGGAACGAGATCTCCGACCGCCGGCGTGGCCTCCGAGCGCGAACTCGGGGCGGGCGTCGACGGGTTCGGCCGCGCGGTCGCGCTCTCGGAGGCGGCGGCGATCGTCGTCGCCGAGGGGGACGGCGCGTACGCGTTCGACGCGGCCGACGGGCGGGAGGAACCGACGCTACTGTCGCCCGAGGGCACGGACGACGAGGGGTTCGGCGGCCACGGCGTCTCCGCCGCGATGGTCGACACGAGGGCGGTGATCGGCGGGCCGTCCGCGGGACCGGACCCGAACGGCGGGGCCGTGTACCTCTTTGAGCGCAGCGACGGCGAGTGGGCTCAGCAGCGACGGTTCGGCTCCGCCGGCGACGACGACGCCGACGAGTTCGGTCGGTCGGTCGCGTTCGACGGCTCGCGGATCGTCGTCGGCGACGTGCACAGGCCCTACACGATGGTGCCGTGGACCGGCGGCGTGGAGGTGTTCGCGATCGCCGACGGAGAGTGGCGTCGCGAGGCGTCGCTCGGGACCGACGCGTCCGACCTGTTCGGGACCGCCGTCGCCGTCGACGGCGACGCCCTCCTCGTCGGCGCTCCGTACGCTGACCCCGACGACGACCGGACGACCGGAGCGGTCTACGCGTACGAGTTCACCGACGGCGCGTGGGAACGGCGTGCCGTGCTGTCGCCCGGGGAGTTCGACGGGGGAGAGCGCGTCGGTCAGTCGGTCGCGCTCGACGGGGGTCGGGCCGTCGTCGGCGCACCCGGCGACGGCGACGGGAGCGCCGTCGTCTACGAGCGCGACGGGCGCGAGTGGGCACGACGGACCGTTGTCTCCGCGCCCGGCGGCGACGCGGAGGGCGGGTTCGGTGACGTGGTCGCGGCGGCGGACGGAACCGCCGTCGCGGCCGCGCCCGACGCCGTCGAGGGCGGCCGGGCGTACGCCGTCCGTGGCGACGACTGGTCCGACCCCGTTCGCCTCGCCGCCGACGCCGACCCGGACGCCGAGTTCGGAGCCGACGTGGCCCTCGCCGGCGGCGACGCGCTCGTCGGCGCGCCCGTGTCCGACGACGCGAGCGACGCCTACCTGTACGACCTGTCCTCTCTCCCGACCGGCGAGGCGTAG
- a CDS encoding VOC family protein — protein sequence MAYTLDHVMMRIEDEEESLDWYTEHLGYEIKGEMEGGDFTNYYLGPEDVHDEGALLELTYNHGDHSYELGDAWGHIAVRVEDVEEAYYELMDEGVEDYRPPEENPGYAFVTDPDGHEIEIVERDHGARWSIDHTMIRVEDATEALGYWTRTFEYEHTGRWEADSFANYFMKPEGAAEEAMAIELTYNYDGREYTMGDAWGHVCVRADDLEDDWEELMIRESEDYRDPESCDYNYGFTKDPDGHEIELLER from the coding sequence ATGGCGTACACGCTCGACCACGTGATGATGCGGATCGAAGACGAGGAGGAGTCGCTCGACTGGTACACGGAGCACCTCGGCTACGAGATCAAAGGCGAGATGGAGGGCGGGGACTTCACGAACTACTACCTCGGCCCCGAGGACGTGCACGACGAGGGGGCGCTGCTGGAACTCACCTACAACCACGGCGACCACTCGTACGAGCTGGGCGACGCCTGGGGACACATCGCGGTCCGCGTCGAGGACGTGGAGGAGGCGTACTACGAGCTGATGGACGAGGGCGTCGAGGACTACCGCCCGCCAGAGGAGAACCCCGGGTACGCGTTCGTGACGGACCCGGACGGCCACGAGATCGAGATCGTCGAGCGCGACCACGGCGCGCGCTGGTCGATCGACCACACGATGATCCGCGTCGAGGACGCCACCGAGGCGCTCGGCTACTGGACGCGCACCTTCGAGTACGAGCACACCGGCCGCTGGGAGGCCGACTCCTTCGCGAACTACTTCATGAAGCCCGAGGGCGCGGCCGAGGAGGCGATGGCGATCGAGCTGACGTACAACTACGACGGCCGCGAGTACACGATGGGCGACGCCTGGGGGCACGTGTGCGTGCGCGCCGACGACCTCGAGGACGACTGGGAGGAGCTGATGATCCGCGAGTCAGAGGACTACCGCGATCCCGAATCGTGCGACTACAACTACGGGTTCACGAAGGACCCGGACGGCCACGAGATCGAACTGCTGGAGCGGTAG
- a CDS encoding AI-2E family transporter codes for MNEKRLVVALFGLAVAVVIGALAYRFIAAFTVSVFLYYSTRRYHRFLARFRLPARVRAGVVLASLAIPLVLLISYAAVLLVVEARQFVTDTALVSAAASNIAWFAAIERIPEFSVQGIYEAYRSGDLEPFVAFATDNATFLTQVVSEFVLNLFVVTIVTYYLLVDGDRISDWLLRFDDDAIVREYLEAVDRELEAVLFGNLLNVVAISLIAIATFSAYNAVVPAGVQVPYPALAGALTGIASLVPIVGMKIVYIPVTAAMAVPALLDGSFADLGYVLAFLVVAIVVVDTIPDLVLRPLLSGDETHVGLLMLAYTLGPVVLGFYGLFFAPIVLVIGLTFANTALPRLLGADDAQTTLSASDGEAGESEGSGGSDDRVDPVDADDADAADATDADPAA; via the coding sequence GTGAACGAGAAACGCCTCGTCGTCGCGCTGTTCGGGCTCGCCGTCGCGGTCGTCATCGGTGCGCTGGCGTACCGGTTCATCGCGGCGTTCACCGTCTCGGTGTTTCTCTACTACTCGACGCGGCGGTATCACCGCTTTCTCGCGCGGTTCCGGCTCCCGGCGCGGGTGCGGGCGGGGGTCGTGCTCGCGTCGCTGGCGATCCCGCTTGTCCTCCTCATCAGCTACGCGGCGGTGCTGTTGGTCGTCGAAGCGCGGCAGTTCGTCACCGACACGGCCCTCGTGAGCGCGGCGGCCTCGAACATCGCGTGGTTCGCCGCGATCGAGCGCATCCCCGAGTTCTCCGTGCAGGGCATCTACGAGGCGTACCGGTCCGGAGACCTGGAGCCGTTCGTCGCGTTCGCGACCGACAACGCCACCTTCCTCACGCAGGTCGTCTCGGAGTTCGTGCTCAACCTCTTCGTCGTCACCATCGTCACCTACTACCTCCTCGTCGACGGCGACCGCATCAGCGACTGGCTGCTCCGGTTCGACGACGACGCGATCGTCCGCGAGTACCTGGAGGCCGTCGACCGCGAACTGGAGGCCGTGCTGTTCGGGAACCTCCTGAACGTCGTCGCCATCTCGCTCATCGCGATCGCGACGTTCAGCGCGTACAACGCGGTCGTGCCCGCCGGCGTTCAGGTGCCGTATCCCGCCCTGGCGGGCGCGCTCACCGGGATCGCGAGCCTGGTCCCGATCGTCGGAATGAAGATCGTGTACATTCCGGTGACGGCGGCGATGGCGGTGCCCGCGCTGCTCGACGGCTCGTTCGCGGACCTGGGGTACGTGCTCGCCTTTCTCGTCGTCGCGATCGTCGTCGTCGACACGATTCCGGACCTGGTGCTCCGGCCGCTGTTGAGCGGCGACGAGACCCACGTCGGCCTGCTGATGCTCGCGTACACGCTCGGCCCGGTCGTGCTCGGCTTCTACGGCCTGTTCTTCGCGCCGATCGTGCTCGTGATCGGGCTGACGTTCGCGAACACAGCCCTCCCGCGGCTGCTCGGTGCTGACGACGCCCAGACGACGCTGTCGGCGTCCGACGGGGAGGCCGGCGAGAGCGAGGGGAGCGGGGGAAGCGACGACCGGGTCGACCCCGTCGACGCCGACGATGCCGACGCCGCCGACGCCACCGACGCGGATCCGGCCGCGTGA